attttatgaattgcGACATAATGTGAATAATTTTACAATGAGAAGAAGACTCAAACGATGAAAAAAAATGCGCAATTTAGGTTTTTGTAGGGAAGAAGGTTGAAACATTTGAAGTTaattttgagttaaaaaatgttataatttaataatatttgatttttttggttaaaaaattGTTATCTTTTAACGGTGTTATAatctttttaacaaaaattggatgaaatgactattttaaaatgaaactatatttgtAGAAATGTTAactaaaaaaaacttacaaaaactaaaataaaaaaatgatataatttcaaaaattaatgacatatttaaattttttttaaatactgtATAACTtatctaatttttatatttattgtatccCTTATGGCcacataattaattaactaatattaGTAATCATTGAAAAATAGTGCCCCTTAACTTGACTCGACACTATATATAACAAGAATGGGAGCACATGATTAAAAACCACTTAACCTATTTATCCACTGGGCAAGCAAGATGGTTACAAtctccaaatttttttttttagttcttccGTTACTTACTGTTCTTGTTTCTTTGCAATTCCAGTACGGTGAAAGTTGGCCTACCAGAGCTCATGTGTATGTTACCAATAACATAACCAATTATCAGCTAGGAGTAGAATGTAAAgataaaaattctaattttgggTTTCGAGCACTACAATTTGGAGAAAGTTATAGTTTCTCTTTCATGCCTAAATACTTTATACCAAGATCTTTATATTTTTGCAAATTTTCATGGAAAGCTGCATTTCACCGCTTTGACATTTATATTCAAACACGAGATCAACCTGATTGCGATACGCATTGTCAATGGCTTGTAAACGAATCCGGACCATGTAAAATTAAAACTGGATCTGTGGTTTGCTTTCATTGGAATGATGTTGTAATAGGAGGAAGGCAACTCGACCAAACTATTGGAtaatattatctatatatttttctttagaatTTATGTTGATTGAAcactaaataaaattataaaataatgtagTTTAGTTTTTGctatatttaattatcatatGTTAACCATTTCGAATTGTGAGTTcctt
The genomic region above belongs to Cicer arietinum cultivar CDC Frontier isolate Library 1 chromosome 4, Cicar.CDCFrontier_v2.0, whole genome shotgun sequence and contains:
- the LOC105851969 gene encoding S-protein homolog 5-like yields the protein MKTVWYAFVERIVDVEKILVEEHSGECSGEYGESWPTRAHVYVTNNITNYQLGVECKDKNSNFGFRALQFGESYSFSFMPKYFIPRSLYFCKFSWKAAFHRFDIYIQTRDQPDCDTHCQWLVNESGPCKIKTGSVVCFHWNDVVIGGRQLDQTIG